The Ostrea edulis chromosome 1, xbOstEdul1.1, whole genome shotgun sequence genomic sequence GATTTATCttcttccacagttttcaagtgaagaCTTTCTTATTTACAGATTGTtggtatgggtattgaagatgtgcatgtggcaaggatttcgattttcttcagtttttagctcacctgattgattgattaattgtatcttgcttaacgtctcgctcgagaatttttcacccatatggactatggagacgtcaccaagaccggtgaagggcttcaaatttagacctatgctcggcgcttacgtccatttaacagtgagggttctttagcgtgccacacctactgtgacacgggtcatccgtttttaaggtcatctttgAGGACCCATGagattcacacctgatgccgagcgtttggcaatggaactgtcactagacttaggtctgtcgcggccgggattcgaacaccGGCCTTccgcaaatatataggggaaatctttagaaagattcttctcaaaaactactgggccaggaattcaaagtggaaatttatatgcaagctttctgacatagtgcagattcaagtttgttaaaatcatgacccccaggactaagatgaggcgacaataggggatcaaagttttacatacaaatatatagggaaaatcttgaaaaatcttcttttcaagaaccactaagccggaaaagctgagatttacatgacagctcCCTGACATAGTTTTTGAAACTCATGACCTCTGGGGTTAGGAtgcggccacaataggggatcaaagttttacataactaatatataaaaaaaaaaattaagaaattttctccttaagaactattaggctaaagaagtttacacttgcacaaaagcttcctgacattgtgcagattgaagtttgtaaaaatcatggttcccaggggtaagatggggccacagtaagggatcaaaatttacatgcaaaaatatagagaatatcattaaaaatcttaaaaatcactggccagggaagtttacatttacaagaaagtttcatggcatagtgtagattcaattttgtagaTATCATGGCCTctggagtaggttggggccacaatagggatcaaagttttacaggtgaataggaaaaatctttaaatatgagccaaggtgactcaggtgagcgatgtggcccatgggcctcttgttaagaaGTTGTTGAACTTGATAGTCAGTTTTGAgtaaatattacatagagagtacatgatttgtccgtGTGTTTCAAGTGAAGACTTTCTTATTTACAGAGTGtgtgggtattgaagatgttcATGTGACAAGGgctttgattttcttcaattgttgttgaacttagtcagtgTTGAAGAAATGTTATAATGTGAGGGTATGGTTAGTCTTCTATGTTTTACATAAACTCTTGCAAAAGGTACATTTTATTGTTACATTGAAAAATTCTATTTCTACGAGATGCAAACCTATAATCCACAGATCTATAGGTTAACCCATATATCGAATAAACTACCCTGAATAGATAAGACCAGGTACTGGTAATGTTTTGCTGACCTCCCTTTATTCATTAAAGTTCGACAACCCCTGGCATATTAAATTTAAACTATTTGTAACATaacttataaagtttataatccAGCGACATACAGTTCAAACTAAATAGATCAACAAGAGCAATCTGGTGAGAAAAATTGCATGGGATTGTACGTGATCAAattaagttacatgtatttataaaatatatggaCGTCACTGAGTACATACTGTTAAATATGCAGTGGTATTTCCGGTGATTGTGTATTGTTGAAATAAAGAGATAACCCTTCTGTAACAGTCAGTGACGACGAATACATAGCACAATATTTCCTTTCTGTCTCGTCCGGCTCTCTAATCATTCTCATTGTATTGTACAAATTGTGCACTTCAAATACATCAGAGGTCGTACATCACACGAAACAAGATTCATAATATTAAAAGTTTATTGCTGTAATGGGCATTTATTATTTCTCTTGATTTAATTAAATGAGAGACCATTAATGTTGAGATCTTTTGTTGCAGATTATGAGATTGGTATTGTTCACCAGCGTTTGTCTTTTGCTCGCAGAAGTAGCATGGACCGATCATTGTCCTGCTCGTTGTTTCTGCAACAAGGCACTGACTTCAGTCAATTGTGAAGGGAAACAGTTCATGACGCCACCAAAAGATATTCCCAAATCCGTAGAAAAATTGTATCTTCAACACAATGAAATCGCAGACCTAGAGCAGGGTTCCTTTAGTGAGCTACCCCAGCTGCAAGAACTGTATCTGCAAAATAATAAACTGTCTGTGATCAAGCCGATGGCATTTTCATGGAGTCGCTTTCCGAGTTTGAAATTGATCCGGCTCGACAACAATCACATCAGCACATTGGAAATGAATGCTTTTTTCAACCTTACAACCCTCAATATCACATATCTAACAAACAATTACATATCATCTATAAATCCCCAGGCTTTTTATGGATGTTTAAGACTGACATTCTTACAGCTGGCACAGAACGATCTGATGTCCATTCCGGCTCTACAGTCACTACCAGGACTGCAACAACTCAGTTTACAAGGAAACAGTATCACAAACGCGTCTTTCCCTGCGAGTTACGAGGAATCAACGGCACTTGCAACCATAGGACTTAGCGCAAATAAGATAGATAATCTGACCAGCGAGACATTTATGAGTCTAAAGAATAGTTCTGTGAGGAAGCTGGAACTATCCAGAAACAAAATTACCGATATTTCCAGTGGGGCTTTCTTGCCTTTAACAAAACTTGTATCGCTGGTTATCAGCTTGAATCCCTTAACGGCCACAAAATTACATATTGGACTGCAGGGTCTCCGATCGTCCGCCTTTCGTTCACTTAACATTGCCAGACTTGATCTTGGAGGACGATTACCGTCATCCACGTTTGCCCTTCTAAATGGGACAGGTTTGAAACAGTTGCTAATGAGTAACAACAAAATTAATCAACTACCCAGTCGAGCCTTTGCTACTTTGAAGAATCTAGAGCAGATCGACCTGCACAGCTGCGCAATTCAGAAAGTAGACAACGATACGTTTGCTGGCCTACTTTCTCTGACCAATCTAAACCTTGCCGATAACATAATTGAAAAGGTTCCAATAAATCTTCCATCCACGCTGAGTCTACTATATTTGAACGGTAACAAAATTGCAGCTCTTGGTGAAAATGCTTTTGTGAATTTAGCGTCTTTAAAGAATCTTTACCTCGGAGGGAACAAAATTTCAGAGGTGAACAGATTTGCATTCCGAGGTTTAGTAAGCCTACAGAAATTACATCTCGTCGCTAACAGTATTAATAGTCTAGCTGCTGAATTGTTTACTCCATTCGGAATGCTAGTTTCATTGGAACTGAACAAaaacaatttgaaaacaatCCAAAATTCTCCAGACATATTTTCGTACATGACATCTTTGCAGTATCTTTCGCTGGCAGATAATGGTTGTAGTTCTATGCCGTTGGAATCCTTCAAACACTTGCAATCGTTGAAATATTTAATTCTAGATGGGAATAACCTTGGACGTCTAATAGGGAGTGACAGATCGGGGACTATGTTTGCTGGACTAAACAAGTTGCAAAGACTTACCTTATCGAATAACTTTCTTGTTGATATTCCTGGTCAACTGTTTAAAGATCTTATTTCCCTACAGATTCTCAACATGAAGAACAACAGAATATCTGGCTGGGACAATGTATTATTCAAGCACACTACCGCGATGAAGAATCTTGACCTCAGTTACAATACCATTTCCTTGGTTAATTCGTCGTCACTTGAAGACCTCTCCAGTAATAACAATTTTCAAATGCTCAATCTCAGCAACAATCcgtttgcatgtacatgtgacCTCCGCTGGTTCAGAGATTGGGTGAATCAAACGAGGGTAACAGTTGCGAACGTCGAGAAGTATATCTGCAACAGTCCAATCGAGTGGAAGGGAAGGCATTTCTTGTCGTTTGATCGGACGAAAATAAACTGCATATGGTTTAATCTGTATTTTGTGACTGGAGTCTCTATTGCTTCTGCGCTTGTTGTCTTGATCATTTGTGTTGTGATGTACAAGAAAAGATGGTGGATCCTGTATAAATGTTACCGTCTGAATTCTTGGTGTTGCGCATCCCGCAACACCAAAGAAGGGTACCAGGCGATAAATGGTGTAAATGGAGATGGATGGACCTTCGACGCCTATATATCTTACGCAGAAGACGACTACAGATGGGTTGTTAATCACCTCCTCCCTGATATTGATTCGGGTGAACTAGATAGACCATTCAACGGACAGTTCAGATTATTCTTCAGTGACCGAGACTCTGTGCCGGGGAGCAGCGTGATTTCCAGCATATCTGACAATATGGAGATTAGCAAAAAAGTCATCATTGTCCTGACCAAAAAGTATCTGTCCAATGCACAACACAAATTTGAAATTGATCTTGCCGTGCAGTTGAAATTCGAAGGCATCATCAATGATATCATAGTGGTCAATGTAGAAGGCGTACCTTTCATGCGAATTCCTCAATCACTGCAAAGGAAAGTCTCGAGAGAAGAGTTTTTGATGTGGGAGAATGAAGAGAATGCAAGAAATGTTTTTAAGGATCAACTGAAACGAGAACTGAGTAAGGTTGTGAAGGCTACGGAAGTCGTAGTGTGAGAGCTATTCCATATGACTTAATGATACAAAATCGTTTTCGTTCTTGGGGAAAATAATTCTTATTTCATGTGGTAATGAAGTTTACACGTAGTTTGTTTGTACATTGTGTTATGTGCCATTCTAGAATAGTTCACTTctgtagagacgtcaccagctgtagatgaagtgccacaaagTCTGACCTTTGCCTGGCGCTCAGAGCCGTaacagggagggttctttatggTGCCAACGCCTACTTTTATAATGAACCTCCGTTGAAAGGTCATATCCGTAAGAATGTCGGGCGCGCTTGCGCTTGATGAAGAAACATTCACTACCTATGTATTATGTGACATGACGCGGGGATCGAACCCGGGCCTGCCGGTTACGCAGCGAACACCCTCACCACTAAGCTGCGACCACGTAGTAAAAGTGTGTCTAAGTCAGCGAACACCCTCACCACTAAGCTACTGCGACCACGTAGTAAAAGTGTGTCTAAGTCAGTTTTTATAGACACGATGTAATCATGAATATGAACATGTAGTACATGCAAACATATGTAATCTGTATATCTAACGGGTATACTGCAACGCTGa encodes the following:
- the LOC125646034 gene encoding toll-like receptor 3; the protein is MRLVLFTSVCLLLAEVAWTDHCPARCFCNKALTSVNCEGKQFMTPPKDIPKSVEKLYLQHNEIADLEQGSFSELPQLQELYLQNNKLSVIKPMAFSWSRFPSLKLIRLDNNHISTLEMNAFFNLTTLNITYLTNNYISSINPQAFYGCLRLTFLQLAQNDLMSIPALQSLPGLQQLSLQGNSITNASFPASYEESTALATIGLSANKIDNLTSETFMSLKNSSVRKLELSRNKITDISSGAFLPLTKLVSLVISLNPLTATKLHIGLQGLRSSAFRSLNIARLDLGGRLPSSTFALLNGTGLKQLLMSNNKINQLPSRAFATLKNLEQIDLHSCAIQKVDNDTFAGLLSLTNLNLADNIIEKVPINLPSTLSLLYLNGNKIAALGENAFVNLASLKNLYLGGNKISEVNRFAFRGLVSLQKLHLVANSINSLAAELFTPFGMLVSLELNKNNLKTIQNSPDIFSYMTSLQYLSLADNGCSSMPLESFKHLQSLKYLILDGNNLGRLIGSDRSGTMFAGLNKLQRLTLSNNFLVDIPGQLFKDLISLQILNMKNNRISGWDNVLFKHTTAMKNLDLSYNTISLVNSSSLEDLSSNNNFQMLNLSNNPFACTCDLRWFRDWVNQTRVTVANVEKYICNSPIEWKGRHFLSFDRTKINCIWFNLYFVTGVSIASALVVLIICVVMYKKRWWILYKCYRLNSWCCASRNTKEGYQAINGVNGDGWTFDAYISYAEDDYRWVVNHLLPDIDSGELDRPFNGQFRLFFSDRDSVPGSSVISSISDNMEISKKVIIVLTKKYLSNAQHKFEIDLAVQLKFEGIINDIIVVNVEGVPFMRIPQSLQRKVSREEFLMWENEENARNVFKDQLKRELSKVVKATEVVV